In the Campylobacteraceae bacterium genome, one interval contains:
- a CDS encoding MotA/TolQ/ExbB proton channel family protein, translating into MFELYVDDLMGFFEKGGLVLYLVFILALCLWALLIERYIYISYEFKAFKKNVLEEVSKIQKDHRFKEEIKRYFIEHSAIKLEKGLPFINTIIIVCPLVGLLGTVTGMIEVFDVMAVQGSSNVKSMASGVSMATIPTMAGMVVALSGLLFEKRLEITITQSKQKLEFEIQKVL; encoded by the coding sequence ATGTTTGAATTATATGTAGATGATTTAATGGGTTTCTTTGAAAAAGGAGGCCTGGTATTGTATTTAGTATTTATTTTAGCCTTATGTTTATGGGCTTTATTAATTGAACGCTATATTTATATATCTTATGAGTTTAAAGCATTCAAAAAAAATGTTTTAGAAGAAGTATCTAAAATACAAAAAGATCACCGATTTAAAGAAGAAATTAAACGCTACTTTATTGAGCATTCAGCCATTAAACTTGAAAAAGGTCTGCCTTTTATTAATACTATTATTATAGTGTGTCCGCTTGTTGGATTATTAGGAACAGTAACAGGAATGATTGAAGTATTTGATGTTATGGCTGTTCAAGGAAGCTCTAACGTCAAATCTATGGCTTCTGGTGTTTCTATGGCTACTATTCCGACAATGGCAGGAATGGTTGTTGCTTTAAGTGGTTTATTATTTGAGAAAAGATTAGAAATTACGATTACCCAATCCAAACAAAAACTTGAATTTGAAATTCAAAAGGTATTATAA
- a CDS encoding energy transducer TonB — translation MKIILSLIFSTLICLGMFFVMHLMISSDQQALNEKKTTPHLVYLRDKQDTHIERKKRVKPKVPPKEIVLKKMKLLRTPLDLKTNKTIKIKPFKIEHQKIDLSAINSLGGAQIEMNMGLIDANSLQILRRANPRYPRRAKLKKLDGFVKLIFTISKEGNVSNVRVLDSKPKGIFEKSAIKAMKRWKFKHTGIQKDATITYNYRLAN, via the coding sequence ATGAAAATAATTTTAAGCCTAATCTTTTCTACCCTTATTTGTTTGGGCATGTTTTTTGTTATGCACTTGATGATTTCTTCCGATCAACAAGCATTAAATGAAAAAAAGACAACACCTCATCTTGTTTATTTGAGAGATAAACAAGATACACATATTGAGCGTAAAAAAAGAGTGAAACCAAAAGTTCCTCCTAAAGAAATAGTACTTAAAAAAATGAAGTTATTAAGAACACCTCTTGATCTAAAAACGAATAAAACGATTAAAATTAAACCCTTCAAAATTGAGCACCAGAAAATTGATCTCTCTGCTATTAATTCCTTAGGTGGGGCGCAAATTGAGATGAATATGGGACTTATTGATGCCAATTCCTTACAGATATTAAGAAGAGCAAATCCACGATACCCTAGGCGCGCAAAACTTAAAAAACTCGATGGCTTTGTAAAACTTATTTTTACTATTTCAAAAGAAGGTAATGTATCAAATGTGAGAGTCCTAGACTCAAAACCAAAAGGTATTTTTGAGAAATCTGCTATAAAAGCAATGAAAAGATGGAAGTTTAAACATACGGGCATCCAAAAAGATGCAACGATTACATATAATTATAGGTTGGCAAATTGA
- a CDS encoding MotA/TolQ/ExbB proton channel family protein gives MIRYIVALSLIFSFSFSLDLESLLKSVKNESQVEVALEKQRLNDFINNKEQQAKVLAGTKKALKKAEKRSITLKNAIEEKELELIEKEAELEKKAANLGEMFGSVRQSSSDFLINFQHSLTASQDVSKEMFFYKLANSKKLANISELTLFWHEMLDEIIKSGSISQYDAKVILNSGQRAEQRITRIGLFSATSNGKYLNYSNEMKSLVELAVQPSSSVQNNAKNFENSSDIQSILIDPTRGTLLVMLENNPSILDRINQGGIVGFIILVLGGSGLLFALYKILVLNMYSRNIKKQIKDLENANDNNALGKIAKVFYNNLNDSLNDLEIKVGEAILKESNKIQKGQSFVKLLAAVTPLLGLLGTVTGMITTFQAITLFGTGDPKLMAGGISTALITTVLGLVAAIPLLFAYTYISSKSRQLISILEEQSIGLLAKNLK, from the coding sequence ATGATTAGATATATTGTAGCTTTAAGCCTTATTTTTTCATTTTCATTTTCACTTGATCTTGAATCCTTATTAAAAAGCGTTAAAAACGAGTCACAAGTTGAAGTAGCACTTGAGAAACAAAGATTAAATGATTTTATTAACAACAAAGAACAACAAGCTAAAGTTTTAGCCGGCACGAAAAAAGCTTTAAAAAAAGCAGAAAAAAGAAGTATTACTCTTAAAAATGCAATAGAAGAAAAAGAGTTAGAGCTTATTGAAAAAGAAGCAGAACTTGAAAAAAAAGCAGCTAACTTAGGAGAAATGTTTGGAAGTGTTAGACAAAGTTCATCTGATTTTTTAATTAATTTTCAGCACTCCTTAACTGCCTCACAAGATGTATCAAAAGAAATGTTCTTTTATAAACTTGCCAATTCAAAAAAACTAGCAAATATTAGTGAACTGACTTTATTTTGGCATGAAATGTTAGATGAAATTATCAAAAGTGGTTCTATTTCACAATACGATGCAAAAGTAATTTTAAACTCAGGACAAAGAGCAGAGCAACGTATTACAAGAATAGGACTATTTTCAGCTACGAGTAATGGAAAATACTTAAATTATTCTAATGAAATGAAATCGTTAGTTGAATTAGCAGTACAACCAAGCTCAAGTGTTCAAAACAATGCAAAAAACTTTGAAAATTCATCTGATATTCAAAGTATTTTAATCGATCCTACAAGAGGAACACTCTTAGTAATGCTTGAAAATAACCCAAGCATTCTTGATAGAATAAATCAAGGTGGAATAGTTGGTTTTATTATTTTAGTACTTGGGGGATCAGGACTGTTATTTGCATTGTATAAGATATTGGTACTAAATATGTATTCACGTAATATTAAAAAACAAATTAAAGATTTAGAAAATGCGAATGATAATAATGCTTTAGGAAAAATTGCAAAAGTATTTTATAACAATTTAAATGATTCATTAAATGATTTAGAAATTAAAGTGGGGGAAGCCATTTTAAAAGAAAGTAATAAAATACAAAAAGGTCAAAGTTTTGTAAAACTTCTTGCAGCAGTTACACCTTTATTGGGATTATTAGGAACGGTTACAGGAATGATTACTACTTTTCAAGCCATTACATTATTTGGAACAGGTGATCCTAAACTTATGGCAGGAGGAATATCAACTGCATTAATTACTACTGTACTTGGATTAGTTGCTGCTATTCCTTTATTGTTTGCATATACCTATATTTCTTCAAAATCAAGACAACTTATTTCTATTTTAGAAGAACAAAGTATTGGTTTATTAGCCAAAAATTTAAAATAA
- a CDS encoding RNA polymerase sigma factor → MLSYYKELIYYVQRMVGDKDNAKDVVQEAYFRMLKVNQDINNERAYLYKLSRNIVIDQARKHKITAQTVYEEEQHTIPHEQQPDELAYKSNQHKVLMEIVLSLPTKNQQAFILHVIDGFSRKEISIKMGISIAAVEKHIIRASEKIKDKLSDIQ, encoded by the coding sequence ATGTTAAGCTATTACAAAGAACTCATTTATTATGTACAAAGAATGGTGGGAGATAAAGACAATGCAAAAGACGTTGTTCAAGAAGCCTATTTCAGAATGTTAAAAGTAAATCAGGATATTAACAATGAACGTGCGTATTTATATAAACTCTCAAGAAATATTGTAATTGACCAAGCTAGAAAACATAAAATCACTGCACAAACTGTTTATGAAGAAGAACAGCACACTATTCCACATGAACAACAACCTGATGAACTGGCGTATAAATCTAACCAGCATAAAGTTTTAATGGAAATTGTATTATCCTTGCCTACTAAAAATCAACAAGCATTTATTTTACATGTAATTGATGGTTTCTCAAGAAAAGAAATATCAATTAAAATGGGGATTTCAATTGCTGCTGTCGAAAAACACATTATTAGAGCCAGTGAAAAAATAAAAGATAAATTGAGTGACATACAATGA
- a CDS encoding TonB-dependent siderophore receptor, producing the protein MNLLKSSFIAVNLCALLSLSLSAQTFSIQNKTLIEAIKEISKNANIPYLANSTLLENKKAPNIKNIEGLENALKKVLQGTNLEAVIEDGTILIRKKTIKSNSSSHIGSIDVIERSNITEGSKSYTIGSMSTATKMNLSIKETPQSVSVITREQINDLNITSIADIVRASTGLYAESINTDISNYYARGFSIKNFQINGVPTNLKTGYKGDTYQDLGIYDRVEVVRGSTGLLSGSGEPSATINFVRKKANSKEFKGQIDLEVGSWNKKKASVDLSSALNAKGSIRTRIFASKENKEAAQDFYEKDTNVFYSLFEADITDNTLLSLGFSYQQDDAKGVTYGEIPALFSDGSKTDFDVSKTTSSPWTFRKTTQKRYFASLEHTFMNDIKINTSYAHAIIDTTAKLARLTGTVNKTTGLGLTSKANYYPSDKVTQDTLDVYANIPFEAFSNEHEIIAGFSYSKMKTNTDSITGTNSAANSFYTWNGATEPTWGSASNKTQEVSESGIYTAARINVSNDLKLIFGSRLSNYSYNENNAGIKKSREDKNVITPYAGIVYNINDTYSAYASYTNIFTPQSKKTKNGDTLQPIRGNSIEVGTKASYFDDKLNASLSIYKMQQENLAKRDQGQTVLLTSENAYTESKGTMSRGIEFEVAGDITQNLNLSIGMSKNTTKYSDGSKDEYTPDRLLKIYAKYNINKLTLGTGLNWQSDRKDGVEQASYAIISAMSKYDFTNDLSLQVNVTNLFDKKYYSTFWVNGYNYGEARKITAKLSYKF; encoded by the coding sequence ATGAACTTACTAAAATCATCGTTTATTGCAGTTAATCTATGTGCTTTATTAAGCCTTAGTTTATCAGCACAAACATTCAGCATACAAAATAAAACTCTAATTGAAGCCATAAAAGAAATATCAAAAAATGCAAATATTCCTTATTTGGCAAACAGTACTTTATTAGAAAATAAAAAAGCTCCTAATATTAAAAATATTGAAGGACTTGAAAATGCTTTAAAAAAAGTACTACAAGGAACGAATCTAGAAGCGGTAATTGAAGACGGTACTATTTTAATCAGAAAAAAAACAATAAAGTCCAACTCTTCCTCACATATTGGCTCAATAGATGTAATTGAACGTTCTAACATCACTGAAGGCAGTAAATCATATACAATTGGCTCGATGTCAACAGCAACAAAAATGAATCTATCCATAAAAGAGACACCTCAAAGTGTATCTGTAATCACAAGGGAACAAATCAATGATTTAAATATCACTTCCATAGCTGACATAGTGAGAGCTTCTACTGGTTTATATGCAGAATCTATAAATACTGATATCTCGAACTATTACGCCAGAGGATTTTCCATCAAGAATTTCCAAATTAATGGTGTACCTACTAATCTTAAAACAGGATACAAAGGGGATACGTATCAAGACTTAGGAATTTATGATAGAGTTGAAGTTGTTAGAGGATCTACTGGTTTGCTTTCTGGCTCTGGTGAACCCTCTGCTACTATTAACTTTGTAAGAAAAAAAGCAAATTCAAAAGAATTTAAAGGACAAATAGATTTAGAAGTTGGCTCTTGGAACAAAAAGAAAGCCAGTGTTGATTTAAGCTCTGCTTTAAATGCAAAAGGAAGTATAAGAACAAGAATATTTGCTAGTAAAGAAAATAAAGAAGCAGCACAAGATTTTTATGAAAAAGATACCAATGTTTTTTATTCTTTATTTGAAGCAGATATCACAGACAATACTCTATTAAGTCTGGGATTTTCCTACCAACAAGATGATGCAAAAGGTGTAACTTATGGCGAAATACCTGCACTTTTTAGTGATGGAAGTAAAACAGACTTTGATGTAAGCAAAACTACATCAAGCCCATGGACATTTAGAAAAACCACACAAAAAAGATATTTTGCCAGTTTAGAACATACTTTTATGAATGATATTAAAATTAATACCTCATATGCTCATGCCATAATTGACACAACTGCAAAATTAGCAAGATTAACTGGTACAGTAAATAAAACAACAGGTTTGGGATTAACAAGTAAAGCAAACTATTATCCCTCAGATAAAGTAACACAAGATACTTTAGATGTGTATGCAAACATACCCTTTGAAGCATTTTCTAATGAACATGAGATAATTGCTGGTTTTTCTTATAGTAAAATGAAAACAAATACAGACTCTATTACGGGTACAAATAGTGCAGCAAATTCATTCTATACTTGGAATGGAGCTACTGAACCTACTTGGGGAAGTGCCTCAAATAAAACTCAAGAAGTTAGTGAAAGTGGTATTTACACTGCCGCACGCATTAATGTTAGCAATGATTTAAAACTAATATTTGGTTCACGTTTAAGTAATTATTCTTACAATGAGAACAATGCAGGAATCAAAAAAAGTAGAGAAGATAAAAATGTTATTACTCCCTATGCAGGAATAGTTTACAATATAAACGACACGTACTCAGCTTATGCAAGTTATACCAATATTTTTACACCCCAAAGTAAAAAAACAAAAAATGGTGATACCTTACAGCCAATTAGAGGAAATAGTATTGAAGTAGGAACAAAAGCATCGTATTTTGATGATAAATTAAATGCAAGTCTTAGTATATACAAAATGCAACAAGAAAACCTTGCAAAAAGAGACCAAGGACAAACAGTATTGTTAACATCAGAAAATGCTTATACCGAAAGTAAAGGAACAATGAGTAGAGGAATAGAGTTTGAAGTAGCAGGAGATATTACTCAAAACCTAAATCTTTCAATTGGAATGTCAAAAAATACAACAAAATATTCGGATGGAAGTAAAGATGAGTACACACCAGATAGATTATTAAAAATATATGCGAAATATAATATTAACAAACTAACACTAGGAACTGGTCTTAATTGGCAAAGTGATAGAAAAGATGGTGTTGAACAAGCGTCATATGCGATTATAAGTGCTATGAGTAAATATGATTTTACTAATGACTTATCTCTTCAAGTAAATGTTACAAACTTATTTGACAAAAAGTACTACAGTACATTTTGGGTAAATGGCTACAACTATGGAGAAGCACGAAAAATCACAGCAAAACTCAGCTATAAATTTTAA
- a CDS encoding biopolymer transporter ExbD produces the protein MRRFTQKHHKEDTEINLTPMLDVVFIMLIFFIVTTSFIKETGIDVNRPSAKSTQSKAQANILIAIKNNDEIWIDKRMVDIRSVRANIERLKASNANNSVVIQSDEASKTGTLVKVMDQIRLAGIFAISISTLETN, from the coding sequence ATGAGAAGATTTACACAAAAACATCATAAAGAAGATACAGAAATCAATCTAACTCCTATGCTTGATGTTGTTTTTATTATGCTTATATTTTTTATTGTTACAACTTCTTTTATCAAAGAAACGGGAATAGATGTAAACAGACCCTCTGCTAAAAGCACTCAAAGTAAAGCACAAGCCAATATTTTAATTGCCATAAAAAACAATGATGAAATTTGGATTGATAAAAGAATGGTTGATATCAGATCAGTTAGAGCCAATATAGAGCGCTTGAAAGCATCCAATGCAAATAACTCTGTTGTTATTCAATCAGATGAAGCATCCAAAACAGGTACTTTGGTAAAAGTTATGGATCAAATTAGATTAGCAGGTATATTTGCTATTTCAATTTCTACTTTAGAGACTAATTAA
- a CDS encoding FecR domain-containing protein produces the protein MKNIKQTAASWVIKETEGLNSCEQNNLDSWLKQNPTHQKAYSQEQDIRESFNTMPKGMRDILSKKASKGIKRTNSIQKIKPMLIAALFLLSISFSYYKYQDYSKPIFSNTYVSSTLKENSIILPDGSHIVLDVKTSIKVSIFQNKREVNFLKGKALFTVAKDKNRPFIIHSLNTQIEVVGTIFEVSKINEQTQVNVKEGIVKISQTYSNKTSKVITLLTKAQSITINKAGKVLNYGNKDINIMASWEKGYLLFNQTSLKEAITTFSRYSTKTILLENETVKNTQITGKFSIQEFDKFLNALPEIYALKIEEKNKVFNILEK, from the coding sequence ATGAAAAATATTAAACAAACAGCAGCATCATGGGTGATAAAAGAAACAGAAGGCTTAAATTCCTGTGAACAGAATAACTTAGATTCTTGGTTAAAACAAAATCCTACACATCAAAAAGCATATAGCCAAGAACAAGATATAAGAGAATCTTTTAATACTATGCCCAAAGGAATGCGAGATATTTTAAGTAAAAAAGCCTCAAAAGGGATAAAAAGAACAAATAGTATTCAAAAAATAAAACCTATGTTAATAGCAGCACTTTTTTTATTAAGTATTTCTTTTTCTTATTATAAATATCAAGATTATTCTAAACCTATTTTTTCTAATACCTATGTTTCTTCTACTTTAAAAGAAAACAGCATTATACTTCCAGATGGTTCACATATTGTTTTGGATGTAAAAACAAGCATAAAAGTAAGTATATTTCAAAATAAAAGAGAAGTTAATTTCTTAAAAGGAAAAGCTTTATTTACAGTAGCTAAAGATAAAAATAGACCCTTTATTATTCATTCACTTAATACACAAATAGAAGTTGTAGGTACGATCTTTGAAGTAAGTAAAATAAATGAACAAACCCAAGTAAATGTAAAAGAAGGTATCGTAAAAATAAGTCAAACGTATTCTAATAAAACCTCTAAAGTTATTACTCTTTTAACTAAAGCCCAAAGCATTACTATCAATAAAGCAGGAAAAGTCTTAAACTATGGGAATAAAGATATAAATATCATGGCTTCGTGGGAAAAAGGTTATTTGTTGTTTAATCAAACCTCTTTAAAAGAAGCCATAACTACTTTTTCCAGATACTCCACTAAAACTATCCTCTTAGAAAATGAAACTGTAAAAAATACTCAAATTACAGGTAAATTCTCAATCCAAGAATTTGATAAATTCTTAAATGCTCTACCTGAAATTTATGCTTTAAAAATAGAAGAAAAAAACAAAGTTTTCAACATTCTTGAAAAATAG
- a CDS encoding DUF3450 domain-containing protein, protein MNPFLKVALLMAIIINTALSNTLEPTIKVIEKTNSKLNTLQKKINKSEDKRLDLFNEYKYVNQSLKNTKNYNAQLQKILDSQNKELNSIDEQITDISQTQKQIFPLMKDMIISLKMLLKEDTPFLLTERKNRVTRIEKALEAGDIKTHEKYRIILEAFKIEYDYAKTIESYQENINDITYNILRLGRVALYTQTLDLKEYAYFNKETQIWVAITDSSAKSNIRKAIKIAKKQQNVDLLSLPFLALKDIK, encoded by the coding sequence ATGAACCCCTTTTTAAAAGTGGCTTTACTTATGGCAATTATTATTAATACTGCCTTATCAAATACACTAGAACCAACGATTAAAGTTATTGAAAAGACAAATTCAAAACTTAATACTTTACAAAAAAAGATTAACAAATCTGAGGACAAACGTTTGGATTTATTTAATGAATACAAATATGTTAATCAGTCTTTAAAAAATACAAAAAACTACAATGCACAACTGCAAAAAATTCTTGATTCACAAAATAAAGAATTAAACAGTATTGATGAGCAAATAACAGACATATCTCAAACACAAAAACAAATCTTTCCTTTAATGAAAGATATGATTATTTCATTAAAAATGCTTCTAAAAGAAGATACTCCTTTTTTATTGACTGAGCGAAAAAACAGAGTTACAAGAATTGAAAAAGCTCTTGAAGCTGGTGATATTAAAACTCATGAAAAATATAGAATTATTTTAGAAGCTTTTAAAATCGAATACGATTATGCTAAAACAATTGAATCTTACCAAGAAAATATCAACGATATAACTTATAATATTTTACGTTTAGGTCGAGTGGCACTTTATACTCAAACGCTTGATTTAAAAGAATATGCATATTTTAATAAAGAAACACAAATTTGGGTAGCCATCACAGATTCATCTGCTAAATCAAATATTAGAAAAGCAATTAAAATAGCTAAAAAACAACAAAATGTTGATTTATTAAGCCTACCATTTTTAGCACTTAAGGATATAAAATGA
- a CDS encoding TonB-dependent siderophore receptor encodes MNYIKSTLIAPALAVLLSTTLLAAESYTIENQSLKEAIEVLSKKSNIPYMVDGKLLQGKKSPNIKNIEGLENALKKVLQGTNLEAVIEDGTILIRKKAIKNESSSNLGQVEVIANASNITEGSGSYTIASMNTATKMNLSIKETPQSISVITSEQINDQGIDSIDDVLEATTGVLVEKKDTQRTRFYARGFRIRNFQINGIPSNLKATSTEEYQDMAIYDRVEIVRGATGLLVGAGDPSAAVNLVRKRASSKEFKGTINLEVGSWNKKKATLDLSGALNEEGSLRARVVFKKSTSDSFRDFETQETDVFYTVFENDISDNTLLTIGASYQKVLAKGAIWGRLPAFYSDNSPTNLDRSTTIASPWSFREIIQKKYFTNLEHIFNNDAKINLSYSHGIVNSQGKISSWYPYPAWDKNTGLGLEDKAIKYTPDDKTQNTLDLYTSVPFEAFNLEHEFIAGLSYDKTKIYTKRSIGAYTTLGATQRTTEEPTIWPEATVINDEEIEQTGIYLATRLSLRDDLKLILGSRLSNYKVKDKKEALERKEQNIITPYAGIVYDLNETYSFYANYSDIFNPQSQQDTQGKTLDPIIGKNFEIGSKASFNDDKLNVSLSIFRIEQDNLAQKDAGKKILNTTDDAYYGAKGTVSKGFEAEVSGEVNDSLWLSLGISKAIIKDHKGEELNTHNASTLINSYAKYKFQKLSIGAGLNWRNSAHKGEGVKKVEQKAYFITSAMVKYDFSKYLSLQVNINNLFDKTYYVSIDTEEYNYGAPRNATVKLKYTF; translated from the coding sequence ATGAATTACATTAAATCAACATTAATTGCACCAGCATTAGCTGTTCTTTTATCAACAACTTTGCTTGCGGCAGAGTCTTATACAATTGAGAATCAATCCCTAAAAGAAGCGATTGAAGTTCTATCAAAAAAATCAAATATCCCTTATATGGTAGATGGAAAACTCTTACAAGGAAAAAAATCTCCCAATATCAAAAATATTGAAGGACTTGAAAATGCTTTAAAAAAAGTATTACAAGGAACAAATCTAGAAGCAGTAATTGAAGACGGTACTATTTTAATCAGAAAAAAAGCAATCAAAAATGAATCATCATCAAACTTAGGTCAAGTAGAAGTTATTGCAAACGCTAGTAATATAACAGAAGGAAGTGGTTCTTACACAATAGCTTCAATGAATACAGCTACAAAAATGAATCTATCCATTAAAGAAACTCCCCAATCAATTTCAGTAATAACCAGTGAACAAATAAATGATCAAGGCATTGATTCAATAGATGATGTATTGGAAGCTACTACTGGAGTTTTAGTTGAAAAAAAAGATACCCAGCGTACTAGATTTTATGCACGTGGTTTTAGAATAAGAAACTTTCAAATTAATGGTATTCCATCAAATTTAAAAGCCACCTCTACAGAAGAATATCAAGATATGGCTATTTACGATAGAGTAGAAATAGTAAGGGGAGCTACAGGATTACTTGTAGGAGCAGGTGACCCCTCAGCAGCAGTTAATCTTGTAAGAAAAAGAGCCTCTAGTAAAGAGTTCAAAGGAACAATAAATCTCGAAGTAGGTTCATGGAATAAGAAAAAAGCAACGCTAGATTTATCCGGTGCGCTTAATGAAGAAGGCTCACTTAGAGCAAGAGTTGTTTTTAAAAAAAGCACGAGTGATTCTTTTAGAGATTTTGAAACTCAAGAAACAGATGTATTTTATACCGTTTTTGAAAATGATATTTCTGATAATACCTTACTTACAATAGGCGCTTCTTACCAAAAAGTTCTTGCAAAAGGTGCAATATGGGGAAGACTACCAGCATTTTATAGTGATAATAGTCCTACCAACCTTGATAGGTCTACAACAATTGCAAGTCCCTGGAGCTTTAGAGAAATAATTCAAAAAAAGTATTTTACAAATCTTGAACATATCTTTAATAATGATGCAAAAATAAATCTATCTTACTCGCATGGCATTGTAAATTCACAAGGAAAAATATCAAGCTGGTATCCTTATCCAGCATGGGATAAAAATACTGGTCTTGGTTTAGAAGATAAAGCAATTAAATATACTCCTGATGACAAGACTCAAAATACGCTTGATTTATATACATCTGTTCCTTTCGAAGCTTTTAATTTAGAGCATGAATTTATTGCTGGTTTATCTTATGATAAAACAAAAATTTACACTAAAAGATCTATCGGTGCATATACAACACTAGGGGCAACACAAAGAACGACAGAAGAACCAACTATTTGGCCTGAAGCAACAGTTATAAATGATGAAGAAATTGAACAAACAGGAATATATCTTGCTACAAGATTATCTTTAAGAGATGACCTAAAACTTATTTTAGGAAGTAGATTAAGCAATTATAAAGTGAAGGATAAAAAAGAAGCATTAGAAAGAAAAGAACAAAATATTATAACTCCATATGCAGGAATAGTATATGATTTAAATGAGACATACTCATTTTACGCTAATTATTCAGATATTTTCAACCCGCAATCACAACAAGATACCCAAGGTAAAACATTGGATCCAATAATTGGTAAGAATTTTGAAATAGGTTCAAAAGCTTCATTTAATGACGACAAATTAAATGTAAGTCTTAGTATATTTAGAATCGAACAGGATAATCTTGCGCAAAAAGATGCTGGTAAAAAAATACTTAATACAACGGATGATGCTTATTATGGAGCTAAAGGTACCGTAAGTAAAGGTTTTGAAGCAGAAGTATCAGGAGAAGTAAATGATAGTTTATGGCTTTCTTTAGGTATTTCAAAAGCAATAATTAAAGATCATAAGGGAGAAGAACTTAATACACATAATGCCTCAACACTTATTAATTCTTATGCAAAATATAAATTTCAAAAACTAAGTATAGGCGCAGGTCTAAACTGGAGAAATTCCGCTCATAAAGGAGAAGGAGTAAAAAAGGTTGAACAAAAAGCTTACTTTATAACAAGCGCAATGGTTAAATATGACTTTTCTAAATATTTATCTTTACAAGTAAATATTAACAACCTTTTTGATAAAACATACTACGTATCAATTGATACAGAAGAATACAATTATGGTGCACCACGAAATGCCACTGTAAAACTAAAATACACATTTTAA